Proteins encoded in a region of the Nicotiana tomentosiformis chromosome 9, ASM39032v3, whole genome shotgun sequence genome:
- the LOC138898555 gene encoding uncharacterized protein: MVSHLLHWICIIHCTYTTYFTKFRSLWDELNSSYVGLVCSCGALPKFIEDQQLFQFLNGLNESYSTVKSSIMMMNPLPPISKAYSLLQHDESQKEALSNISNFSGDSASFSVLTAQSANTRNFTQRVKFESRKNVSGVSCKYCKKPGHTVEKCYRLHGFPPEFKFTKNKKSVSCIQGDIPHPPVISCYQSASREFFSSSWLYQRTISTPLDYVSTSSSLFTAYVVESVDSHVCASSQANGDPWILDSGATNHMTPHKHLLHDIMPLVRPFLVTLPNGYKVKVISTGSLHLRHDITLLNGPSLKRPLVIGKAAGRLYYLHPDADLFPTSTPALSSHATTPCINSSFTIGSITCNKPASISQMPSPLLLKVSPYEKLHGCPPSYDYLRSFGCMCFATSPKAGRNKFQSRAISCIFLDYPCGKKGYKLLNMSNSSVFYSRDVIFHEHIFPCSSSSSHSLSSFFPTPFVDIPSSPPVILSHHVSSSAIPSSVIIPLSTSAPLTSPAIPPTSTPTRATPHLIKSTRTVTQPVYLKDYVCSSANFNPSTSTPSKVLPSEAYMHEPQFYQQAASHPAWADRSVERYRARLVIKGDTQREGIDFTETFSPVIKLTTIKCLLALAIKRGWNVFQVDVNNAFLHGDLHEEVYIKIPPRLDVTFSSSSILLVCKLKKSLYGLRGYISSLNDYSLFTKSSSGSLVVLAVYVDDILLAGDDLTEMNSLKSYLDDQFKIKDLGSVHYFLGLEITTHPQGYLMSQHKYTSNLFTKFNCHHFSPVVTPLDPSVKLTLDMGDHLPDPSLYRRFIQPQVPHMLAGLHVLRYLMNDPSQGILLSNSSDYSLDGYSDSDWASCAISRKNVTGFYVTLGGSPISWKSKKQPTISLSSAETEYRALRKVVAEISWLFILLGDLRLSINSSVPIYCDIQATLHIAKNPVFHERTKHIEIDCHYVRECLNSGLISLHFVSSANQLADIMKKSLCGQLHHNILGKLVSNLSFDKAAQTSILSKAWLQSWFIHPNLEFSIHYYKDMNIVNKIMERYRDGKIPIDKFTFSILMSGSREVFLLIDKWLGIAVQNGVKDLVCTGFFQTDCDLMHLSLSSSHGVSCDSLEKLSLSGVRLDDNMLQTLLSSCPLIVNFVVEDCIGLENIELLRLQKIRSVSIGTKRNQHVKIHAPTFEHLFCFGALKDPPTLDIAECPNLKSLELSRLRIYDGFLEHLNSRYQFLESLILVHISNRLEMFNICLYQSLRILNIQDCKSIGEIDAPGLFYWKLNALNCF; the protein is encoded by the exons ATGGTTTCACACCTTTTACACTGGATCTGTATCATCCACTGTACGTACACCACATACTTCACCAAGTTTAGGAGTCTATGGGATGAGTTAAATTCCTCTTATGTGGGTCTTGTCTGTTCATGTGGAGCTCTTCCAAAGTTCATAGAGGATCAACAATTATTCCAGTTCCTCAATGGTCTGAATGAGTCTTACTCCACTGTGAAAAGTTCCATCATGATGATGAATCCTCTCCCTCCAATAAGCAAGGCTTATTCCTTATTACAACATGATGAGAGTCAAAAGGAAGCTCTCTCCAATATTTCTAACTTCTCTGGTGATTCTGCTTCTTTTTCTGTGTTAACTGCGCAATCAGCCAACACCAGAAATTTCACTCAAAGGGTAAAATTTGAATCCAGAAAGAATGTCAGTGGTGTTTCTTGCAAATATTGTAAGAAACCTGGACACACAGTGGAGAAATGTTACAGACTTCATGGATTTCCCCCTGAGTTCAAGTTCACAAAGAACAAGAAGTCTGTATCTTGTATCCAAGGTGATATACCTCATCCCCCAGTTATCTCCTGCTATCAATCAGCTTCCAGGGAATTCTTCTCCAGTTCATGGCTTTACCAAAGAACAATATCAACACCTCTTGACTATGTTTCAACAAGTTCAA GTTTGTTTACTGCCTATGTTGTAGAATCTGTAGACTCTCATGTGTGTGCATCATCACAGGCTAATGGGGATCCTTGGATCTTAGATTCAGGGGCCACTAATCACATGACTCCACACAAACACTTACTTCATGATATTATGCCTTTAGTTAGACCTTTTCTTGTTACCTTACCAAATGGTTATAAAGTAAAGGTTATATCAACTGGGTCCTTGCACCTGAGACATGATATAACCCTTCTCAAT GGCCCTTCTCTGAAGAGACCACTGGTAATTGGTAAGGCTGCTGGCAGACTCTACTACCTACATCCAGATGCAGACTTGTTTCCCACTTCAACCCCTGCTTTGTCATCCCATGCTACTACACCTTGTATAAATTCTAGTTTTACTATAGGTTCTATTACTTGTAATAAGCCTGCATCAATTTCTCA GATGCCTTCACCTCTTTTGCTCAAAGTTTCTCCTTATGAAAAGTTGCATGGATGTCCACCATCTTATGACTACTTGAGGTCTTTTGGTTGTATGTGTTTTGCCACCTCTCCTAAGGCTGGTAGAAATAAGTTTCAATCTAGAGCTATTTCTTGTATCTTCTTAGATTACCCTTGTGGTAAGAAGGGTTATAAGTTGTTGAACATGTCAAATTCCTCAGTGTTCTACTCTAGAGATGTAATATTCCATGAACATATTTTCCCTTGTTCTTCCTCTTCCTCAcattctctttcttctttttttcctacACCATTTGTGGACATCCCATCTTCTCCACCTGTCATCCTTTCTCACCATGTTTCTTCTTCTGCCATTCCTTCTTCTGTTATCATTCCTCTTTCAACTTCTGCTCCACTCACCTCTCCTGCTATTCCTCCTACATCCACTCCTACACGTGCTACCCCTCATTTAATAAAATCCACCAGAACTGTTACACAGCCTGTTTATCTCAAAGATTATGTATGTTCTTCTGCCAACTTCAATCCTTCTACTTCTACTCCTTCTAAGGTTCTGCCTAGTGAAGCATACATGCATGAGCCTCAATTCTACCAGCAGGCTGCCTCTCATCCTGCCTG GGCAGATAGATCTGTTGAGAGATACAGGGCCAGGTTGGTTATTAAGGGTGACACTCAGAGGGAAGGCATTGACTTTACTGAGACTTTTTCCCCTGTTATCAAGCTCACCACCATCAAGTGCCTGCTGGCTCTTGCCATTAAGAGAGGATGGAATGTGTTCCAGGTGGATGTTAACAATGCATTCCTCCATGGTGATCTACATGAAGAGGTTTATATAAAGATACCTCCACGTCTTGATGTCACTTTTTCTTCCTCTTCCATTCTTTTGGTTTGCAAACTCAAGAAATCATTATATGGACTTAG AGGCTACATTTCAAGTCTGAATGATTACTCCCTCTTCACCAAGTCTTCTTCTGGTTCTCTAGTGGTTCTGgcagtatatgttgatgacatactTTTGGCTGGAGATGACCTCACTGAAATGAACTCTTTGAAATCCTATTTGGATGATCAATTTAAGATTAAGGATTTGGGGTCAGTACATTACTTCTTGGGGCTGGAAATCACTACTCATCCTCAAGGCTATCTCATGAGCCAGCACAAGTACACATCTAATCTCTTCACTAAGTTCAATTGTCATCATTTCTCTCCAGTTGTGACTCCTCTAGATCCTTCTGTTAAGCTCACTTTGGACATGGGGGATCATCTTCCTGATCCTAGTCTTTACAGAAGATTTATT CAACCTCAGGTCCCTCACATGCTGGCTGGCCTACATGTTCTTCGCTATCTCATGAATGATCCTTCTCAGGGAATTCTTCTCTCCAATTCTTCTGATTATTCTCTTGATGGCTATTCTGATTCTGATTGGGCCTCTTGTGCCATCTCTCGAAAGAATGTTACTGGGTTTTATGTGACTCTTGGTGGCAGTCCCATCTCTTGGAAAAGTAAGAAGCAACCCACTATTTCTTTATCTTCAGCTGAAACTGAGTACAGGGCCCTCAGAAAGGTGGTTGCCGAGATATCTTGGTTGTTTATACTTCTTGGGGATCTTAGACTATCTATTAACAGTTCTGTTCCAATCTATTGTGACATCCAGGCTACTCTTCATATTGCCAAAAACCCAGTTTTCCATGAAAGGACTAAGCATATTGAGATTGACTGCCATTATGTTCGTGAATGCTTGAATTCTGGACTAATTTCTCTGCATTTTGTTTCCAGTGCCAACCAGTTAGCTGACATCATGAAAAAGTCTTTGTGCGGACAACTTCATCACAATATTCTTGGCAAGCTTG TCTCCAACCTTAGCTTTGATAAAGCAGCACAGACAAGCATTCTCTCCAAAGCATGGCTACAATCCTGGTTCATTCATCCCAACTTAGAATTTAGTATTCACTATTACAAAGACATGAATATAGTGAATAAAATTATGGAGAGATATAGGGATGGAAAAATCCCAATAGACAAGTTTACATTTTCAATTTTAATGTCCGGTTCTCGTGAAGTTTTCCTTCTGATTGATAAGTGGCTTGGTATTGCTGTTCAGAATGGTGTAAAAGATCTAGTATGTACGGGCTTCTTTC AGACAGATTGTGATCTGATGCATCTTTCATTATCAAGTAGTCATGGGGTGAGCTGTGATTCTTTGGAAAAGCTTTCTCTATCTGGTGTCCGTTTAGATGACAACATGCTTCAGACTCTACTCTCTAGTTGTCCCTTAATTGTCAATTTCGTCGTTGAAGATTGTATTGGGTTGGAAAATATTGAGTTGCTTCGTCTTCAAAAGATAAGGTCAGTTTCCATTGGGACAAAGAGAAACCAGCATGTTAAAATCCACGCGCCAACTTTCGAACACTTGTTTTGTTTTGGTGCTTTGAAAGATCCTCCTACGTTGGATATTGCTGAATGTCCGAATCTGAAATCTTTAGAGCTATCACGTCTGAGGATATATGATGGATTTCTCGAGCACCTTAATTCAAGATATCAATTCCTTGAGAGTTTGATATTAGTTCACATTTCCAATAGGTTAGAAATGTTTAATATTTGCCTATATCAGTCCTTAAGGATCTTGAATATTCAGGATTGTAAGAGCATAGGGGAGATTGATGCTCCAGGATTGTTCTATTGGAAATTGAATGCACTtaattgtttttaa
- the LOC138898556 gene encoding uncharacterized protein, translating to MAEDSELSDVICDGPFVPMKTIGEPAVSVPKSRKEYNDANRKAIEKNFRAKKILVCGIGPDEYNRISACQFAKEIWEALQTTHEGTTQESKVNAITEANDLQKLTIDELIGNMKTYEMKKKKDNERREPKREKNLVLKTDKMTQVVRMPIWLT from the exons ATGGCTGAAGACTCAGAACTTTCGGATGTCATCTGTGATGGTCCTTTTGTTCCTATGAAGACCATTGGAGAACCAGCAGTGTCAGTTCCCAAGTCTAGGAAAGAATACAATGATGCTAACAGAAAGGCTATAGAGAAGAACTTCCGCGCCAAAAAGATTCTCGTCTGTGGTATTGGACCAGACGAATACAACCGAATTTCTGCCTGTCAATTTGccaaggagatctgggaagctctTCAAACAACACACGAAGGGACTACTCAA GAAAGCAAAGTAAATGCTATCACAGAGGCAAATGATCTGCAGAAgctgaccattgatgaactcattggcaatatgaaaacttatgaaatgaagaaaaagaaggataatgagagaagagagcccaaaagggagaagaacctagtcctcaagacagacaaaatgactcaagtggtgaggatgccgATATGGCTTACCTGA